The DNA segment ACACGCCAACAATCCGGTCGATTGGTTTCCCTGGGGGGCGGAAGCGCTGGAGGTTGCGCGGGATCAACAAAAGCCGATCTTTCTGTCGATCGGTTACTCGGCATGCCATTGGTGCCACGTAATGGAACACGAAAGCTTTGAGTCGCAGGAGATCGCAGACTATTTGAATGCGAATTTCGTCTGCATCAAAGTCGATCGAGAAGAACGGCCTGATCTCGATCAGATTTACATGAACGCCGTACAACTGCTTACTGGGCACGGAGGCTGGCCGATGTCGGTCTTTCTCACGCCGGAGCTCAAACCGTTTTTCGGCGGCACTTACTGGCCACCAACGGCAAGCCGCGGCATGCCTGGCTTCGATCAAGTTTTGCGGGCCGTAGTCGACGCCTGGACCAATCGCCGCGAGATGGCCCTGCAGCAATCGCAGATTCTAACCGAGCGTTTGCAGAGCATTGGTGCCGGCACCACCGAAACAGCCGAGATCGCACCAGGACGGGTCGATATGGCGGTCAAACAAATGGAACAATCGTTCGATGAACGAAACGGAGGCTTCGGCCAAGCCCCTAAGTTCCCGCATACGATGAATGTCGACTTGCTGCTACGACACTACGTCGAAACGCAAAACGACCATTCGCTGAAAATGGTGCTTACCACCCTCAATAAGATGGCGATGGGTGGGATCTACGATCATTTAGGAGGTGGGTTCGCCCGGTATAGTGTCGACGCGAAATGGCTCGTTCCTCATTTCGAGAAAATGCTGTACGACAATGCCTTGCTGGTGAGCAACTATGTCGATGCCTTTCGGCTGACCAAGTTTCCTCGGTACGCCCAAGTTGTGCGAGAAACGTGCGACTACATCTTACGAGACATGACCGACGAACTGGGCGGTTTCCATAGCACCGAAGATGCCGATAGCGAAGGCGAAGAGGGAAAGTTCTATGTCTGGACACCGCACGAAATTCACAAGTTGCTCGGCGACGAGACGGTAGCTCAACGTTTCTGTGCGGTGTACGACGTAACCGAGTCAGGCAACTTCGAGGGGCAGAGCATTCTCAACCTCAAGCAGCCTCTCGCGCAATTCGCTGAGTTGTTGCAGACTTCCGAGGATGAACTCGCCGAAGAGATGGCCAACGCTCGCCAAGTGCTGTTCAACGCACGCTGCGATCGAATTCGGCCAGGAAAGGACGATAAAATCCTCACCAGCTGGAATGGGCTGATGATCGAAGCGTTTGCCAAAGCAGGGGCAGCGCTCGATGAACCTCGTTATCTGGAAGCCGCCAAGAAAGCAGCGCGATTCGTGCTTGAAAAAATGACCGACTCCAACGGTCGTTTGCTGCACACCTATCGCCATGGCCAAGCCAAGCTTCCTGCTTACCTGGACGACTACAGCTACTTAGCTTCCGGCATGTTCGCATTGTATGAAGCAACCTTCGAGGCAACCTGGCTGGAAGAGTGCGAACGTTTGACACAAGTGGCAATTGAGCACTTTTACGACCAGGACGGGGGCGGGTTCTTCTACACGGCAGACGATCACGAAGCCCTGATCGCGCGAAACAAGGACTTCTACGACAACAGTATCCCCAGCGGCAACGGCATGGCCGCGTTGGTTTTGGCCAAGCTGGGCAAACTGGTTGGCAATACCGAATACCTTCGCCTCGCCGAAGCGACGGTGGCTGCCGGAGCGGATGTGCTTGAGAAACATCCCATTGCGGCAGGACAGCTATTGATTGCTTACGACTTTTTGCAAAGCTCGACCGAGCAAGTTGTGCTCGCCGCCGAGCAGGACGATCCTTCTTTGCCGCAGCTGATCTGTCAACTTCAAACCCAATATCGCCCCCGCACCCTGCTGGCCGTTCATATCGGGCAATCGCAGCCCAGCCCGCTATTACAGCCACTGCTTGCCGAGAAAACACCTCTCAATGGCGAGGCGACCGTGTACGCCTGCGAGAATTTCCACTGCCAAGCCCCAGTTTCCGCTACGAGCTACCTGGCACAGTAGGCCATCAATAGCACAGCAACGTAGGCTATGGTTTAATGGCCGTAGTGATAAGTTCACACCTAATTCTCAACGAACTATCAACGCACAGAATGAGGAATCAAGAGATGATGCGATTATTCGGACTCCTGTTGGTCACCGGAATCGTTTGCCTTGGCTGCAAACCGCCTGCTGGTGATGTCGAAAATAGTAGCAAGACCGAGACGAACACAACAACCGCTCCCGCTGCTACGAATGACACGCTTCCCCCTCCGAGCGAAGCAGTAAAACCAGCTGAAACGGTGAAACCTGCGGAAGCGGAAAAGGCCCCAGAAGCCCCAGCCGCAGAACCGGCTCCGATGAAAGAGATGCCGGCAGAAGAACCTGCCCCTCCTGCCGAAACGCCCAAGGAAGAACCAAAGGAAGAGCCCAAGCCCGAACCTAAAGCAGAGCCGATGGCCGAAGCAACTTCCGAGGTCAATCCAGAAGAAGCCGCTCAGCCGACTCCTGGCGATGCCGTTGAAGGGCTCTTGGATAACACGCCAGCCAAAGAAGAAGCCCAGCCTGCACCGGAAACAGGCGCGGAAATGAAACAACCGGAAGCAACCGAAACTGTTGCCATGGAAGCAACTGGTCCAGTGGAAGTTACCCTCAGCCCAGACAACACCCTGATTCAGTTTGTTGGCACGCACGTCGGCGACAAGCCCGATCCGCGTACGGGCAATTTTGGTAAATTTAAGGGAACAGCCAAAGCCAATGATGGCAAGCTGACATCCGTGACCGTGGCCATCGAAACGGCATCGTTGGAAACGGAATTTGACAAGCTTACCAACCACCTGAAGAATGCTGACTTCTTCGACGTTCGTCGTCATCCGGAAGCGAAGTTCACCTCGACCAAGATCGAGTACGGCGACGATGGCACCGCCAAGATCACCGGCGACCTAACCTTGCTCGAGAAAACCAAGTCGATCACCTTCCCAGCCAAGGTCACCGTCGGCAAAGACGTGAAGTTGAACGCAGAGTTCGTTATCGATCGTCTTGAGTTTGGCATGGACTACAGCCCAGATAAGGTCCACAAAGACGTGACCATGACCATCAAAGTTGGTAAGTAAGCGAAAACGATGCCCTCTCTAAATGATCTACTATGGGGCCTCGTCGCTCCGCTTTTCGCGGCGGCCGGGCTCCGTTTGGTTTTGGCGTTTCTCTCGGACTGGCTTTTTGCTCGGCCAGTCGACAAGGACTCGACAAGTGGTGACGCAGCACCAGCCAAACGTGTTCTTGCCTGGGAAACGTGCTTGCCGCTCGCCCTTGGTGCTGGCCTCGGTTATTTCTTTCTTCCCTTGGGCCCCTGGGTACCGGAAGTCGAATACGAATGGATCGCGGCCGCGGTTGGCTTGGCGGTGGTGGCCAGCACTGTGGTTGGATTTCTAGGTAACCACTGGAGTGCTCGCTTCATCGGCTTGCCGATTTTTTATGCAGCAACGGCGGTCGCGGTTGGCTATGCATTGATGCCAACGTGGGACGACCTATGGCCTGACTATCGCACCTATTTAGTTTTCTGGTGCCTGGGGGCTTGGCTTCTCTCGGTTGCCATCGACCAATCTTCGCTTCCTGCATCTTGGCCCTTCGCCATTGTTGTGCTGGGCACATGCTTGGCAACGTCGGGAGTTGTACTGCTTTCTGAAAGCATGCGTTTCGCCCAAATCAGCGGGCTCACGGTTGGCGTTGTTCTCGGCCTGACGGTGGTGGGGCTCATCCTGCGTCGTCCGCTGCTCAATGGATTAGGTCTGCCGATTGTGGTCTATCTGGGCGGAATGCTTTTGATTGCCCAAACCAATTCTTTTAGCGAAGTCCCCTTCCTTTGCTATTGGCTACCGATGGGCGGACTCTTACTGGCGGTTGTTACAGGACAGTTAGTATCACGCACTTCTTTCCCTAAACTCCACGCCACCAGTATGATTCTGGCGGCAGCAATCCCCTCGACCGTGGCCGTCATCATGGCGGTTGTCGCCACTATGCCAGAGTGATTCGATAGCTGCCAAGCGATTTCTTTTTTCTAGCGATCCGCGTTTTTCGTGCAGGCATGCAACGTTAGATATAGTCTTGGATTAGCGATTGCTCAGCGGTATCGCTTCGGTTTTCGCATTCGCTTGGTATGGCGGTTGCGATGATTGAAGCCCGGCACCCACGTGTGCCGAATTCAAACCCAGGAAGAATACCATGAGCATGCGATACCTCAGCCCCAACTTGTCTCGCCTATCTCCACGTCGTCCCCGCTCTCCCGAGGTGGTCAAGGAGGTGGACAAGCGGCTTCGTGCTCTCTCGCCAGAAGATCGGCAAAAGCTGATCGTCCGGCTACGGAAAATCGCTCATCTGTTTGACGACGCAGTCAGAGTGCCTGGTACTAAGATCACCCTCGGTTGGGATGCCGTACTAGGGCTCGTGCCGTTTTTCGGCGACGCCACCACCACGGCTGTGTCGGCCTATTTCCTGTGGGAAGCTCATCGTCTTGGCGCTTCTCGCTGGACGATGGTTAAGATGGTCGGCAATGTTCTCATTGACTTCGTAATCGGGCTTGTTCCTCTGGTGGGTGACTTGGCCGATATCGGTTTCCGAGCTAATCGTCGGAACATGAAGCTGCTAGAGAAAGAGTTAGACAAGATTGAAAAGGGAGCCAAGTAGCACCACGCCAGGCCCCAGCCGCTAATACCACCAACCGCTGCGTAGCAGGATTGTATCGCTCATATCGAGCGTGGCCGGATCGTACTTGTATTCCAACTTGCGACCGAAGACGTAGCCCAATTCGACAAACGACTTGCCCCCTCCTTCGGTCTTCCGTTCCATGCCGATCAACAACCGGTAGTCGGTAAGCGTGAGGTCGTCGTTTTGCCCTAAGGGATGCTCAACACTCCACGTACCACCACCGAACTCGCCAGCGACGTACCACCAGTCTTCATAGCCTTCGCCATAGTTGAACAGCTGCAAATATCTCGGCTTCGGAAATGTTAATTCAAGCCGATAGTCATCCGAAGGCGTCCAAATTAAACCTGCGACCGGCAAAATCGAATAGTCGTCGCGGTTCAAGTAAACCACCCCCAATAACCACTGCAGCGTATCGCTCGACTTGTAAGACATGATCGCCATGCCGCTTACCCGAAAGGCATCGCTGTTGGTAAGTTGAAAATCGCTGTAAACGCCCGGCGTAACCGACAGCACGGTCCCCCATTTCGGCGAAAGTTGCGACATCCAAGTTGTCGTAAGATAAGCCTGGTATAGCGTCGCGGGGGCCTGAATCGAATCAGGGCCGACCAAGAAGAACATCCCATAGCCAGGGGTTATCAGCAGCGGCGATTCCCGCGTGGGGGCCGGAAAGCCAAGTGTTGCACTGCCGCTAACTTCGGTAATACCAATGTTATCTCCGCTGCCAGCGATCCAAGTACTTTGAATCGCCAACGTCTGCAGAATGCTATCTTTCGAAGGTTTCAGATTAGGACGCGACGTAAACACTTCGTCTTCGGTCAGGAACAACGCGTCTTGCTTCTCGACATCTTCCGAGAGCATATTCAATTCAGGCGGATTTTCTGCAACCAGCTTCGCCGGGACAGGCGGACTGCCTGGCTTGCCGGTGCGTGGATACGGCGGCAGCTCGTAACCACCAGGAAAGACTTCCGTAGCCGGAATCCTTTCGATCGGCTGAAAATGCCCTTCTCGCTGAACCGTACCAATATCGCGTTGGGCCCAAAGCTGAGCTTGTGCGTGCGCTGGCGAGGCGAGTGCGCTAAGCACCCCAGCCAACAACAGACTCGCGACAAAATGATGTGATTGCTTCAATGCCTCGCCTTAGAAATTGAACCCGAGCCGTAACATCACGGTGTCATCCACTTTCAGGTTCGGCGTGGGAGATCGATAAACAATATTTCGATCCCACACATAACCGACTTCCGCATACGCCCTCAACCGATTCGGATGCGTTGCTTCCAAACCAATGAACACGCGGTAATCGTTGATATCGATCTGATCGCTGACGTCTTGGTTCGTATTGAAATCGTAACGCTGAATCGTCCAACTACCGCCACCATATTCACCCCCGACATACCACCACACTTTGCGATCGCCAACGGTAGTCCAATACTTGGAAAGTCGAGGGTAAGGGAACGTAATATCAAATCGTGTCAGACTGTCCGGCTCCCACAACAAACCAACCACCGGCAATATTTTGACATCCAAACGATCGATGTAGACCGCCCCACCTTTCAAAGTCATGGTCGGAGTCAAGCGAACATTGCCCACGCCCAAACCTTGCAGCCGGAGGCTATCGGTATTCATGGTCTCGAAGTCGGTATAAATGCCTGCGCGAAAACCAAGTTCGGCATACAAGCGAGGCGTCAGCTCCGGATTCCAAGCGAAGTCCAAGTAAGCACTGTAGGCATTACCCGGCAGGTCCTGAACCATTGTCGAGGGGCCATCCCACAAATGCAGCACAAAAGCAGGCGTCACCAACAACGGGTGTTCACTGAAAAGGAAGTTCGGAAAAAGAGCCGTGACCGACGTTTCAAAATCCTGAATGCCTAGCGTGTCTTCCTGGTCACTCAAACGAGGCAGGAAGGTGTACTGAAACGACAGGTTCTCCATGAACCGTTCGTACGGAATTTGGAATTGCTGTTGCTGCTGAGCAAACGGCTGGGCAGGCTGGTAAAGGGGCTGCGGCTGCTGAGGAAAAAACGAATTAGGTCCCGTTGCAAAGTTGGACGGCGGCGCGGATGGCGCTGGCGGATAGCTTCCCGGTGGCACATACGTGCTTGTCGGCGGCGGAGAAGCATAGACCTGTCCACTGTAAGCAGGCGTGCTGAAATTGCCGTATTGCGGCGTCGTTGCGTAGGGATCCCACCCTTGAATCGAAGCCCCTACGCCTCCGGCGGGTGGCGCTGGCGCAACCGTGGCCTGGCCCCAAGCACTGCTCCCAGTCAACATTACGACAAGGGCTAGCAGCAGACGTGCCATTAGACTGATCAACGGTAGATGAGAAATTTTTTTCACGATTTCGCTCAAGTCCCCCGCCAACACGTGACGATATTAATTTGCTGGACCGGAGCGTGTAACTACCAAAGGGGCAACTTGCAGGTCAAGGCAAGATTACCCCTTTCTATAAACTTCCCACCTTATTTCTCTGTTGAGGTGGCTAGGCGACCGGTCGATTTTTCTTCCACGACACGGACCTTTACCGGATTCTTGCGGGCTTCCAAATTGACCGCTAGCGTCAACTTGTGTGTGCCCGGCTGCCAGTCGACTTCCAGCAATTCCGAAGTCGGTACCGGCTTGCCATCCAACCATACCGATAGCCCTTCAGGCCCTTCCAGGGCGAGTTGGAACTTTCCACCGGTGGCGACTTCGATATCGCTCTGCAAATAGCTGAACGGAGGCTGATTACCGTGAGGGCGGTAAACTGGAAGTTCGGCCAGAGGAACACCGCCATCGACCAAGCTGAAGATCGGGGACCATACGAACGCTGGGTTCCCGGCAGCGACCGTGTCGTTGCTGGTGCGGTTAATCGCCCGATTCGACTCGTTGTTGTGAGCTAGCGTGTTCCATTTTCGTAAGTAACGCTGGCTGCCAATCGAGAACGCCTCGTCCTTGCCCAGTTTCGAGAGGAACGTGGCGAGGTCTACGATTTCCTGGGTCGTCAGATCGTCGATTGAACCATCAGGCATCAGCGAACGCCCTTCCGCCCGATCGTCGATCGTTTCCTTGGCGATCTCGATTTCCTTGCCTTCGCCATCACGAAGGACCAGCAAGTCCTTGCTTTCGCGAATCGGAATCCCAGAGATAACCTTACCTTCGTCGGTCAGGATAACCAGCGAATGGAAATTCTCTTTGACTTTGGCACTAGGACGTAAGAGGGACTCCACGATGTAATCCGGCTGGGCACTCGCCCCCAAACTGATCAAATTGGGCCCAACCTTTCCGCCTGCCTCGCCGATCGCGTGACACTTGAAGCAGTTCAATTCTGCCTTACGGAAAATCACTTCCCCAGCATGCGGGTCGCCTGAGTTCATGGTCAAATTGGTAATCTCGGCCAGTTCTTCATCGGACCATTGTCGCACGCCTCCGGTCAACCCACCGGCCGCTTGAATGGCGGCCACCAGTTCCGGAGCGGCTTGAGCGCTGCTGCGTGCGGCTCGTAAGGCTAACTGCGCCTGATCGCGTGCCAGAGTCTTTCCCTGCAGCGCTTCCGCCAGGCGAACTTGCCCTTGCTTGCGGCTGACAAACGGCGTCAAAATCGCGGTGGCGGGGATTTCGTTCCCTTCTTTCACGAGCAACGCGGCGGCCTGCTGAGAAGCTTGCGGCAAAGCGATCGCAGCCAAGCTTTCTAAGGCTGCCAAGCGAACTTCCTGGCTGGCCTCTTGGTTGCCGATCAGATCTACCAACAACTTCGTGGTCTGCTCGCCAGGAATCTTAGCGAGCGCACGGACGGCAGCCACCCGCGCCGTCGCTGGCAACTCTTTGTCGCCAGAGGCATACGAACGCACCAAATCGTGCGAGGCCACGCTCCAAGCAATTGCCGTATCGAAAGCCAATGCCGACACCTCTGGCGACGACGAACCATACAGGCTTTCGATCTGGGCCAAATCACCCTCCGGCTTTGTCTTCCGTGTTTCCATCGCGACCAAAAACGATTTCAAGATCGGAGCAATCTGGCCGACGTCGTCCGCCCGATTGCCTCCTGGCAGGATGGAAGCAAACAGTTTGCCAAGCAACGCGGCATCGCCTCGCTGGGCAGCCAGTTGCACCAATCGCTGGGCCGTGGCGGCATCGTCCTGGGGCACGATTGCGATGGCGGCTTCAGCCACGGCAGCATCTGGAATGGCTTCCATGGCGAACGCCCAACTTGCCGGATGGGCTTGGGCATCTTGCAGAATTTTCGAATCGGTGTCGCCAGCGGCAATCGCCTTTTGCAGGGCCGGCACCCACTGGGGAGCCAGGTCGTTCGCCAATTGCCAAACGGCAAAGTCCAGGAAACGATCCATCGGCTGGCGGGTTGCTTCTAAGCCGACAACCATGGCCTCGGGGCTGGGAATGGTCGCCAAGGCCCGCACCCCTTCCAAGCGAACGCGGGGATGTTCGTCGCGAACGGCGGCCGTAAAGACTTCCAGCGGATTAGAAATTTGATCGTGCCACTGTGAGGCCACCCGCACGGCTGCTGCTCGAATGTTGTGATTAGGCGAGGCCAGCAACTCTTGGAGTAACGGCTCGTTGACTTCGTCCAATGCCTGATAGGCCCACAATCCTTCTAAACGATAATGCTCGGTGGTGGGATCGTCCTTTGCCAATGACTTCATCCAAGCAGCCAACTGGGGCACCACTTTTTCACGCGGCTGTTGCTTGAGTTGCTGCTTGGCTTGTGTACGAACCCACATATCAGAAGACTTGAGAGCTTCTAGTAATTGCTCGACCGATGCGGTTTCCAAGTTCATCGACTTGGCCAAAGGGCTTCCCTTTTTGGTTACTCGCCAAATACGACCATGCACGTGATCGCGGCGCGAATCCCGGAAGTCGACTTCGCCATGCTGAATGATCGGGTTGTACCAATCGGCAATATAGATCGCTCCGTCTGGCCCCATTTTGATATCGACCGGGCGAAACGCACCATGCGAGGCCTTGATGACGTCCTCTGCTTGGCGGCTGGCAAAGCCGGAACCATCTTCTTCAAGCACAAAACGGCTCACGCGGTGTGCCCGGAAATCATTTGTCAACGCACTCGTTTGCCAATCTGCCGGCAAGTGCGAACCGCCAACCAATTCCAAACCGCAATGCTTCGGACTACCGGGATTCAAGCCTTGAACCAAACGTCGCGCATCCGCTGCCGTCACATAAACGGCCCCGGGAAAGATGTAGTTAATCCCTTCGCCATAGGCCCCGTCGGTCGCAAAATCGGCCCCCCACTGATTGAAGTGATGCCCCCACGAGTTCACAAACCCACGGCAGTAGACATCCAACTCCATTGTTTCTGGCCGAAACTGCCAGATACCACCGGCGTTTAAGCGACGTACGCCATGCGGCGTTTCGATGTGGCTGTGAATGTAAATCGACTGATTGAAGTACATCATGCCGTCGTATCCCCACCGCAGCGTATGCAGAATGTGGTGGGTATCTTCCGTCCCGAAACCTGACAGGACGACTCGTTTCTGATCGGCCTTACCGTCGCCGTCGGTATCTTTCATGTGCAACAGTTCGGTACTGTTGGCCACGTACACCCCGCCATCGCCAGGCAACACGCCGGTCGGAATCAACAAGCCATCGGCAAACACGGTTGACTTGTCCGCGGTTCCGTCGCCGTTGGTATCTTCCAACACAATGATCTTATCGTTGGCAACCTGGCCAGGTTCGATCTGCGGGTAAACTT comes from the Bremerella cremea genome and includes:
- a CDS encoding thioredoxin domain-containing protein, coding for MANRLEHETSPYLLQHANNPVDWFPWGAEALEVARDQQKPIFLSIGYSACHWCHVMEHESFESQEIADYLNANFVCIKVDREERPDLDQIYMNAVQLLTGHGGWPMSVFLTPELKPFFGGTYWPPTASRGMPGFDQVLRAVVDAWTNRREMALQQSQILTERLQSIGAGTTETAEIAPGRVDMAVKQMEQSFDERNGGFGQAPKFPHTMNVDLLLRHYVETQNDHSLKMVLTTLNKMAMGGIYDHLGGGFARYSVDAKWLVPHFEKMLYDNALLVSNYVDAFRLTKFPRYAQVVRETCDYILRDMTDELGGFHSTEDADSEGEEGKFYVWTPHEIHKLLGDETVAQRFCAVYDVTESGNFEGQSILNLKQPLAQFAELLQTSEDELAEEMANARQVLFNARCDRIRPGKDDKILTSWNGLMIEAFAKAGAALDEPRYLEAAKKAARFVLEKMTDSNGRLLHTYRHGQAKLPAYLDDYSYLASGMFALYEATFEATWLEECERLTQVAIEHFYDQDGGGFFYTADDHEALIARNKDFYDNSIPSGNGMAALVLAKLGKLVGNTEYLRLAEATVAAGADVLEKHPIAAGQLLIAYDFLQSSTEQVVLAAEQDDPSLPQLICQLQTQYRPRTLLAVHIGQSQPSPLLQPLLAEKTPLNGEATVYACENFHCQAPVSATSYLAQ
- a CDS encoding DUF6268 family outer membrane beta-barrel protein, with protein sequence MKQSHHFVASLLLAGVLSALASPAHAQAQLWAQRDIGTVQREGHFQPIERIPATEVFPGGYELPPYPRTGKPGSPPVPAKLVAENPPELNMLSEDVEKQDALFLTEDEVFTSRPNLKPSKDSILQTLAIQSTWIAGSGDNIGITEVSGSATLGFPAPTRESPLLITPGYGMFFLVGPDSIQAPATLYQAYLTTTWMSQLSPKWGTVLSVTPGVYSDFQLTNSDAFRVSGMAIMSYKSSDTLQWLLGVVYLNRDDYSILPVAGLIWTPSDDYRLELTFPKPRYLQLFNYGEGYEDWWYVAGEFGGGTWSVEHPLGQNDDLTLTDYRLLIGMERKTEGGGKSFVELGYVFGRKLEYKYDPATLDMSDTILLRSGWWY
- a CDS encoding YceI family protein, which encodes MMRLFGLLLVTGIVCLGCKPPAGDVENSSKTETNTTTAPAATNDTLPPPSEAVKPAETVKPAEAEKAPEAPAAEPAPMKEMPAEEPAPPAETPKEEPKEEPKPEPKAEPMAEATSEVNPEEAAQPTPGDAVEGLLDNTPAKEEAQPAPETGAEMKQPEATETVAMEATGPVEVTLSPDNTLIQFVGTHVGDKPDPRTGNFGKFKGTAKANDGKLTSVTVAIETASLETEFDKLTNHLKNADFFDVRRHPEAKFTSTKIEYGDDGTAKITGDLTLLEKTKSITFPAKVTVGKDVKLNAEFVIDRLEFGMDYSPDKVHKDVTMTIKVGK
- a CDS encoding DUF4112 domain-containing protein, which produces MSMRYLSPNLSRLSPRRPRSPEVVKEVDKRLRALSPEDRQKLIVRLRKIAHLFDDAVRVPGTKITLGWDAVLGLVPFFGDATTTAVSAYFLWEAHRLGASRWTMVKMVGNVLIDFVIGLVPLVGDLADIGFRANRRNMKLLEKELDKIEKGAK
- a CDS encoding PVC-type heme-binding CxxCH protein, which codes for MHRPALSVLLLLIAMPAVVWAQRDLKEIPDTDPDAELKSFTVAEGFEVNLFASEPMIASPIQINFDAQGRLWVASSEVYPQIEPGQVANDKIIVLEDTNGDGTADKSTVFADGLLIPTGVLPGDGGVYVANSTELLHMKDTDGDGKADQKRVVLSGFGTEDTHHILHTLRWGYDGMMYFNQSIYIHSHIETPHGVRRLNAGGIWQFRPETMELDVYCRGFVNSWGHHFNQWGADFATDGAYGEGINYIFPGAVYVTAADARRLVQGLNPGSPKHCGLELVGGSHLPADWQTSALTNDFRAHRVSRFVLEEDGSGFASRQAEDVIKASHGAFRPVDIKMGPDGAIYIADWYNPIIQHGEVDFRDSRRDHVHGRIWRVTKKGSPLAKSMNLETASVEQLLEALKSSDMWVRTQAKQQLKQQPREKVVPQLAAWMKSLAKDDPTTEHYRLEGLWAYQALDEVNEPLLQELLASPNHNIRAAAVRVASQWHDQISNPLEVFTAAVRDEHPRVRLEGVRALATIPSPEAMVVGLEATRQPMDRFLDFAVWQLANDLAPQWVPALQKAIAAGDTDSKILQDAQAHPASWAFAMEAIPDAAVAEAAIAIVPQDDAATAQRLVQLAAQRGDAALLGKLFASILPGGNRADDVGQIAPILKSFLVAMETRKTKPEGDLAQIESLYGSSSPEVSALAFDTAIAWSVASHDLVRSYASGDKELPATARVAAVRALAKIPGEQTTKLLVDLIGNQEASQEVRLAALESLAAIALPQASQQAAALLVKEGNEIPATAILTPFVSRKQGQVRLAEALQGKTLARDQAQLALRAARSSAQAAPELVAAIQAAGGLTGGVRQWSDEELAEITNLTMNSGDPHAGEVIFRKAELNCFKCHAIGEAGGKVGPNLISLGASAQPDYIVESLLRPSAKVKENFHSLVILTDEGKVISGIPIRESKDLLVLRDGEGKEIEIAKETIDDRAEGRSLMPDGSIDDLTTQEIVDLATFLSKLGKDEAFSIGSQRYLRKWNTLAHNNESNRAINRTSNDTVAAGNPAFVWSPIFSLVDGGVPLAELPVYRPHGNQPPFSYLQSDIEVATGGKFQLALEGPEGLSVWLDGKPVPTSELLEVDWQPGTHKLTLAVNLEARKNPVKVRVVEEKSTGRLATSTEK